In Anaerolineales bacterium, the following are encoded in one genomic region:
- a CDS encoding ABC transporter permease, giving the protein MRALYIGWKDTLRRFRDWKALAGMLAAPLLISALIGLAFGNLDDAETPISDIAVAVVNHDQGELGQIYVDVLHSEDLADLLAPETMDDLVAAQQRIREGELRAVVSIPAGFSDSLLEGAQGSDFGPLAEVKIFTDPTANISPFIIQSIVEQISTGLNSVLLSGQISALQASEYAALLGERMAGIGQAISAQLTEQNLNIRQSRLGLDVTQTGEAGPAFDPYAFFIPGMAVFFLMFSVFDGSRSILQEQTRGTLPRLMTTPTPHSQIILGKMLGTFFTGLLQFALLVLASSLLFGINWGSSPAGVLLIMVLTVFAASGLGALLTSAARNESQAGIVVSAVSLIFGALGGSFFPASNLSGIVDLASRLTINRWAMEGFTKLTIGQAGFYDILPEAGVLGAIGLVTFVLALYGFRRRFVR; this is encoded by the coding sequence GTGAGAGCTCTTTACATCGGCTGGAAGGATACTTTGCGGCGCTTCCGTGACTGGAAAGCGCTGGCCGGCATGCTGGCCGCCCCGCTGCTGATCTCTGCCCTGATTGGCCTGGCCTTTGGCAACCTGGACGACGCAGAAACGCCGATCAGTGATATTGCCGTGGCGGTGGTTAATCACGACCAGGGTGAACTGGGTCAGATCTATGTAGATGTGCTGCACTCCGAAGACTTGGCAGACCTGCTTGCTCCTGAAACGATGGATGACCTGGTAGCGGCGCAGCAGCGCATCCGCGAGGGTGAATTGCGCGCCGTGGTCTCCATCCCTGCCGGGTTTAGTGACAGTCTACTGGAGGGAGCGCAAGGGAGCGATTTTGGCCCACTGGCTGAGGTTAAAATCTTCACTGATCCGACGGCCAACATCAGCCCGTTCATTATTCAAAGCATCGTGGAACAGATCTCTACTGGATTGAACAGCGTCCTGCTTTCCGGCCAGATCAGCGCGCTGCAAGCCAGCGAATATGCCGCCCTGTTGGGCGAGCGTATGGCCGGCATCGGTCAGGCCATCTCCGCCCAACTCACCGAGCAAAACCTTAACATACGCCAGTCACGCCTGGGCTTGGATGTGACCCAGACCGGCGAAGCTGGCCCTGCTTTTGACCCGTACGCCTTCTTTATTCCCGGCATGGCGGTCTTTTTCCTGATGTTCAGCGTCTTTGACGGCTCACGTTCGATCCTGCAAGAACAAACTCGCGGCACGCTGCCGCGTCTGATGACCACACCCACCCCGCACAGCCAAATCATCTTGGGCAAAATGCTGGGCACCTTCTTCACCGGTTTGCTGCAATTTGCCCTGTTGGTTCTGGCTTCCAGCCTGTTGTTCGGCATCAACTGGGGCAGCTCACCCGCGGGAGTGCTGTTGATCATGGTGCTGACCGTGTTCGCCGCCAGCGGCTTGGGCGCCTTACTAACCAGCGCAGCCCGCAACGAAAGCCAGGCCGGCATCGTCGTCTCTGCTGTTTCGCTCATTTTTGGCGCTCTGGGCGGCAGCTTCTTCCCCGCCTCGAACCTCAGCGGCATCGTAGACCTGGCCAGCCGGCTGACCATCAATCGCTGGGCGATGGAGGGCTTCACTAAGCTGACCATCGGGCAGGCAGGCTTCTACGACATCCTGCCAGAAGCGGGGGTGCTGGGCGCAATCGGCCTGGTGACCTTTGTTCTGGCCCTCTACGGCTTTCGCCGTCGCTTTGTGAGATAA
- a CDS encoding ABC transporter permease, with the protein MRKIWDIAWQYLYTTYKDRSSFVYGFAMPLIFTTVIGFGIAGFGGGEPQTTWRLDLVDNDRSAISQSLADHLASDPVLDVHPTDTTSAAAALAAAETSAVLTLPAGLGEQLLMGERINLDFQMNVEEPVTAQVVEQAVLAALSQVSSAVNIAETSLRVAEDLQLFSLDGAPLPRDYFNQSLDATDTAWAAGAPVTVLSRQVTGRTQTEPQIPLGFQQTSPGVGVMFTMFFITYGGASLLLEREQGTLRRLLVTPTPKWMILSGKILGIFLAGLVQFGILVLFGQFVFGVDWGAQPAALALMMVAFVFCITCFSILLAALVRTFAQLDALSMLIILPLSGLGGAMWPIEITPTWMQQLALFLPTGWAMRGFHDIVTRGLGFSDVLQEAGMLFGFALAFLLIGIWRFRYE; encoded by the coding sequence ATGCGCAAAATATGGGATATAGCCTGGCAGTACCTGTACACCACCTACAAGGATCGCAGCAGCTTTGTGTATGGCTTCGCCATGCCGCTGATTTTCACCACGGTGATCGGCTTTGGCATCGCCGGCTTTGGCGGCGGTGAGCCGCAGACCACTTGGCGGCTGGACTTGGTGGACAATGACCGCAGCGCCATCAGCCAGAGCCTGGCAGACCACCTGGCCAGCGACCCAGTGCTGGACGTGCACCCTACCGATACCACCAGCGCCGCCGCGGCCTTAGCGGCGGCCGAAACCTCGGCGGTGCTGACCCTGCCGGCTGGGCTCGGCGAACAATTGCTGATGGGCGAGCGCATCAACCTGGACTTCCAGATGAATGTAGAGGAGCCGGTTACCGCACAAGTGGTCGAGCAAGCCGTATTGGCCGCCCTGAGTCAAGTGAGCAGCGCGGTCAATATTGCGGAAACCAGCCTGCGTGTAGCAGAGGACCTGCAACTCTTCAGCCTGGACGGGGCGCCTCTCCCACGGGACTACTTCAACCAATCGTTGGATGCGACCGACACGGCCTGGGCGGCCGGCGCGCCGGTAACGGTGCTGAGCCGACAGGTGACCGGGCGCACACAAACCGAGCCGCAAATCCCGCTAGGCTTCCAGCAGACTTCGCCGGGCGTGGGGGTGATGTTCACCATGTTCTTCATCACCTACGGTGGCGCCAGCTTGCTGCTGGAGCGCGAACAGGGCACTCTGCGCCGGCTGTTGGTGACGCCCACACCCAAGTGGATGATCCTAAGCGGCAAGATCCTGGGCATCTTTCTGGCTGGCCTGGTGCAGTTCGGCATCCTGGTGCTGTTTGGACAGTTCGTCTTCGGAGTGGATTGGGGCGCGCAACCCGCCGCCCTGGCGTTAATGATGGTTGCCTTTGTCTTCTGCATCACCTGTTTCAGTATTTTGCTGGCCGCTCTGGTGCGCACCTTTGCCCAGCTGGACGCGCTGAGCATGCTGATCATCCTGCCGCTCTCCGGCCTGGGTGGAGCGATGTGGCCGATCGAAATCACTCCGACCTGGATGCAGCAGTTGGCTTTATTCCTGCCGACTGGCTGGGCGATGCGCGGTTTTCACGATATCGTCACGCGCGGCTTGGGCTTCAGTGACGTCCTGCAGGAGGCCGGTATGCTCTTTGGTTTTGCACTGGCCTTCCTTCTGATTGGTATCTGGCGTTTTCGCTACGAATAA
- the asnB gene encoding asparagine synthase (glutamine-hydrolyzing) gives MCGIAGCVSSEELTSRQREQVSRLLACMVHRGPDGAGAHSASHAELAMRRLSIIDLDGGWQPIYNEDKSLAVVCNGEIYNYVELRAELETRGHRFYTNSDVETIVHLYEEHGLDFVRYLRGMFAIALWDENNSKLILARDRMGEKPLYYLEKSDGLYFASELKAILRTGLAALELNPASAYQYFHFQYVPDPATMVLGVEKLPAAHMLVMTAHPWQSQLIQYWHFEEADPIDADPATTLEAELDRASELVVRSDVPVGLALSGGVDSAIVAAFAAHKYPGVLQTFSVGYAGGAASDEREDARAVADYLKVPFTNIEINDQEMVDFFPQLVYWRDDPIADISGQGYYAVMKAASQQGVRVMLQGQGGDELFWGYDWVRRALAENRERTVRNRDLRSYLNNWEPVWPTGLSRAGLGPFLRSAGGLRTSWEKQQRLATTPDSQIILYELSRDFQLARKSLHPYLDRKMALGSYGKAMVWPFEMNGFDAPLEVQITKAIAHTYLMENGVAQGDRLGMASGVELRLPLLDHKLIETVVGLRKAQRDDVLEPKEWLKQAAAGRIPRRFLDKPKRGFEPPVRRWHQMLFERYGNWLIDGQLVQQGILSPAGAKQLAQGPFPKFAVTPISFKALVLETWMRQMASAQEPA, from the coding sequence ATGTGTGGCATTGCTGGCTGTGTTTCATCGGAGGAACTAACATCCAGGCAACGTGAGCAGGTAAGCCGCTTGCTGGCTTGTATGGTGCATCGCGGTCCGGATGGGGCCGGGGCGCATTCGGCCTCGCATGCTGAGTTGGCCATGCGCCGCTTGAGCATCATCGACCTGGACGGCGGTTGGCAGCCCATCTACAACGAAGACAAAAGCCTGGCCGTGGTCTGCAACGGCGAAATCTACAATTATGTGGAACTGCGAGCCGAGCTTGAGACGCGCGGCCACCGCTTTTATACCAATAGCGATGTAGAGACCATAGTCCACCTGTATGAGGAACATGGGCTTGACTTCGTGAGGTACCTGCGTGGCATGTTCGCCATTGCCCTCTGGGACGAGAATAACAGCAAGCTGATCTTGGCTCGAGACCGGATGGGGGAGAAGCCGCTTTATTACCTGGAAAAGTCGGATGGCCTCTATTTCGCTTCTGAGCTGAAGGCGATTTTGCGAACCGGACTGGCGGCATTGGAGTTAAACCCCGCTTCAGCTTACCAATATTTCCATTTTCAATACGTCCCAGACCCGGCCACTATGGTCCTTGGGGTCGAGAAGCTGCCTGCCGCGCATATGCTTGTAATGACTGCCCATCCCTGGCAGAGCCAGCTGATCCAGTATTGGCATTTTGAGGAGGCTGACCCGATCGACGCTGATCCGGCGACAACGTTGGAGGCGGAACTGGATCGCGCCAGTGAGCTGGTGGTGCGCTCCGATGTTCCCGTGGGGCTGGCGCTGAGCGGCGGGGTCGATTCGGCGATAGTGGCGGCTTTTGCCGCGCACAAATACCCTGGTGTGCTGCAAACCTTCAGTGTGGGCTATGCGGGTGGAGCGGCTTCCGATGAACGCGAGGACGCCCGGGCTGTAGCCGACTACCTCAAGGTGCCCTTCACCAACATTGAGATCAACGATCAGGAGATGGTTGACTTCTTTCCGCAGCTGGTCTACTGGCGTGACGACCCCATCGCCGATATTTCGGGTCAGGGCTATTATGCCGTGATGAAAGCGGCCAGCCAGCAGGGAGTACGTGTCATGCTGCAGGGTCAGGGTGGCGATGAGCTCTTCTGGGGCTACGACTGGGTGCGTCGCGCTCTGGCGGAGAACCGTGAACGGACCGTACGCAATCGTGATTTGCGTAGTTACCTCAACAATTGGGAGCCGGTTTGGCCCACAGGCTTAAGTCGCGCCGGCCTGGGGCCGTTCCTGCGCAGCGCCGGGGGCCTGCGCACCAGCTGGGAGAAGCAGCAGCGGTTGGCCACCACGCCTGACAGCCAGATCATTCTCTATGAGCTCAGTCGCGATTTTCAATTGGCGCGCAAAAGCCTGCACCCATACCTGGATCGAAAAATGGCTCTCGGCTCTTATGGGAAAGCCATGGTTTGGCCCTTTGAGATGAACGGATTCGATGCGCCATTGGAAGTGCAAATAACTAAAGCGATTGCGCATACGTATTTAATGGAGAACGGTGTGGCGCAGGGCGATCGGCTGGGCATGGCCTCTGGGGTGGAGCTGCGCCTGCCTTTATTGGATCACAAGCTGATTGAGACGGTCGTGGGGCTGCGCAAGGCGCAGCGCGACGACGTTTTGGAGCCCAAGGAGTGGTTGAAACAAGCCGCGGCTGGGCGCATCCCGCGCCGTTTCCTGGACAAGCCCAAGCGCGGCTTTGAGCCGCCGGTGCGCCGCTGGCACCAAATGCTTTTTGAGCGCTATGGCAATTGGCTGATCGATGGTCAGCTGGTGCAGCAGGGCATCCTCAGCCCGGCTGGCGCCAAGCAGCTGGCGCAGGGTCCTTTCCCGAAATTCGCGGTCACTCCCATTTCGTTCAAGGCCCTGGTGCTGGAGACTTGGATGCGGCAGATGGCCAGCGCACAGGAGCCAGCATGA
- a CDS encoding glycosyltransferase family 4 protein encodes MASRPRIAVISDTAPPTSGGGVGVAHYNLVRALHREGYPVQLFLFFDGGDLIEDEGELTGLVHRFGTSKRLLKLLRIANGRLFGRLSPGRAAWNVVDIFGTWPGMLKVNKALAKFAPDVIVIPDHGAPALWLRKPKNAEVILIAHHNPMRLADMNLEVYSELDARWAVTLEQRSLRKVSKVISPSRHMQEWFLSTYDFEGEQAVIPNLVIAEDLQAVPLASGLRSRLGLPDNAFVICVPSAQAVVKGTRLLPDILTGLAEKLRRPFGVFIPGELDAEFEKKLPFLPEVVRLYTPGRLTWQEYIGLLKSCSLGMFLSLRDNYSMSLVEATHCGVPMVAFDAGGNADIVSHGVNGLLFDEVDIAKLTDAVAELADAPEKLEALRNKCLADASERFDSQKIVKEYLRFIED; translated from the coding sequence ATGGCATCCCGGCCGCGCATTGCTGTGATCTCTGATACGGCGCCGCCCACCAGTGGCGGCGGCGTGGGCGTGGCGCACTATAACCTGGTGCGCGCCCTGCACAGAGAAGGTTATCCCGTACAGCTTTTTCTGTTTTTTGATGGCGGCGACCTCATCGAGGACGAAGGCGAGTTGACCGGGCTGGTGCATCGCTTTGGAACCAGCAAGCGCTTGTTGAAGCTGTTGCGCATTGCAAATGGTCGCTTGTTTGGACGCCTGTCTCCGGGCAGAGCCGCCTGGAATGTAGTGGATATTTTCGGCACCTGGCCTGGCATGTTAAAGGTGAACAAAGCGCTGGCAAAATTTGCCCCTGATGTGATCGTTATTCCCGACCATGGGGCACCCGCCCTTTGGCTACGTAAACCCAAAAATGCAGAAGTTATTCTGATCGCTCACCATAATCCGATGCGTTTGGCAGATATGAACCTGGAAGTCTATTCGGAATTGGATGCGCGCTGGGCTGTTACGCTGGAGCAGCGCTCTCTGCGCAAAGTCAGCAAGGTGATCTCTCCATCCCGACACATGCAGGAGTGGTTTTTGAGCACCTATGACTTTGAGGGAGAACAGGCGGTTATCCCCAACTTGGTGATTGCGGAAGACCTGCAAGCAGTACCGCTTGCAAGCGGCTTGCGCTCTCGCCTGGGCTTGCCGGATAACGCCTTTGTCATCTGTGTTCCCTCAGCACAGGCTGTGGTGAAAGGGACGCGCTTACTGCCGGATATCCTGACCGGATTGGCAGAAAAATTGCGACGGCCGTTCGGGGTTTTCATTCCAGGTGAATTGGATGCGGAATTCGAGAAAAAGCTGCCCTTCCTGCCGGAAGTAGTTCGCCTTTATACTCCGGGCAGGTTGACTTGGCAGGAGTACATTGGACTGCTTAAGAGTTGCTCGCTAGGCATGTTCTTGTCCCTGCGGGATAACTACAGCATGTCTTTGGTGGAGGCGACCCATTGCGGCGTACCAATGGTTGCTTTTGATGCTGGAGGGAACGCAGATATTGTTAGCCACGGCGTCAACGGATTACTGTTCGATGAAGTGGATATCGCAAAACTGACTGATGCAGTTGCCGAGTTGGCAGACGCGCCCGAAAAGCTTGAAGCTCTGCGCAATAAGTGCCTTGCAGACGCGAGCGAGCGCTTTGATAGCCAGAAGATCGTGAAGGAGTATCTGCGCTTTATTGAGGATTGA
- a CDS encoding 2-oxo acid dehydrogenase subunit E2 — MAEIISMPKLGFDMAEGTLVRWVKKEGDKVEKGELLAEIETDKATVEVESQYSGVVLKHLVAEGTSVPVSQPIAAVGEAGETVDVAAIGGSAPAEEPPAPAPSTPAAEPAAAAPAPAQTGALAPAPETPADSNGQLPGGVRASPLARRIAEERGVNLQAVRGSGPQGRIIKRDVEGAQPGGAGLPALQFTQLGPAPADKRIPLSRLRSAIGRRMVQSRQQVPHFYVTHEYDMGPIMDARAQANRALEGSGEKLSVNDFIVKAAALALRQFPNLNAKLDDDAVVQFGQVNIGVAVAVENGLLVIVCRDADRKPLRQISQEVREMAGRVRSGKVSPEDIEGSTFSLSNLGMFDVYDFTAIINPPEAAILALGSAQEQAVVKNGQITVGWRMRATISVDHRVSDGAEAAQYMQALATYIENPVALLL; from the coding sequence TTGGCTGAAATCATCTCCATGCCCAAGCTGGGCTTTGACATGGCCGAAGGCACCCTGGTTCGCTGGGTTAAGAAGGAAGGCGACAAGGTGGAGAAGGGCGAGTTGCTCGCCGAGATCGAAACCGATAAGGCCACGGTAGAAGTCGAATCGCAATATTCCGGCGTGGTGCTCAAACACCTGGTCGCCGAAGGAACCAGCGTGCCGGTCAGCCAGCCCATCGCCGCCGTCGGCGAAGCCGGCGAAACCGTGGACGTCGCCGCCATCGGTGGCAGCGCGCCTGCGGAAGAGCCGCCTGCTCCGGCGCCCAGCACACCTGCTGCCGAACCGGCTGCCGCAGCACCAGCCCCGGCGCAGACTGGGGCTCTCGCGCCCGCTCCGGAAACCCCGGCAGATAGCAACGGCCAGCTGCCCGGCGGCGTGCGCGCCTCGCCTCTGGCCCGGCGCATCGCCGAAGAGCGTGGCGTCAATCTGCAGGCTGTGCGCGGCTCCGGCCCGCAAGGCCGTATCATCAAGCGTGATGTGGAAGGTGCCCAGCCCGGTGGCGCGGGCCTTCCGGCTTTGCAGTTCACCCAGCTGGGGCCGGCCCCGGCTGACAAGCGCATCCCGCTCAGCCGGCTGCGCTCGGCCATTGGCCGCCGCATGGTGCAGTCTCGCCAGCAAGTGCCGCACTTCTACGTCACCCACGAGTACGACATGGGACCGATCATGGACGCCCGCGCCCAGGCCAACCGCGCCCTGGAAGGCAGTGGCGAAAAGCTCTCGGTCAATGACTTCATCGTCAAAGCCGCTGCGCTGGCCTTGCGCCAGTTCCCCAACCTGAACGCCAAGTTGGATGATGACGCGGTGGTGCAGTTCGGCCAGGTCAACATTGGCGTGGCCGTGGCGGTGGAAAATGGCCTGCTGGTCATCGTCTGCCGCGATGCGGACCGCAAGCCGCTGCGCCAGATCTCGCAAGAAGTGCGCGAGATGGCCGGGCGGGTGCGCTCTGGCAAGGTCAGCCCGGAGGATATCGAAGGCTCCACCTTCTCGCTAAGCAACCTGGGTATGTTTGACGTCTACGACTTCACCGCCATCATCAACCCTCCGGAGGCAGCCATCCTGGCCCTGGGCTCCGCTCAGGAACAGGCCGTGGTCAAGAACGGACAGATCACGGTTGGCTGGCGCATGCGCGCCACCATCTCGGTGGACCACCGCGTCAGTGACGGCGCCGAAGCGGCCCAGTACATGCAGGCCCTGGCGACTTACATCGAGAACCCAGTGGCCCTGCTGCTGTAA
- a CDS encoding alpha-ketoacid dehydrogenase subunit beta — translation MAEITMRQAISDALWEEMEKDERVFIMGQEVGVWGGTYAVTKGFYDHFGEKRVRDTPIAESAIVGGGIGAALAGLRPVTEIMTINFAFVAMDYIVNEAPKMHTMFGGQMRVPLVIRTAGGGGRQLGATHSQTPDAIFAHFPGLKVVSPGTPADAKGLLKAAIRDDNPVLFIEHAAMYQVRGEVPEGDYTVPIGVSKVQREGSDVTVVSYCRGLQLSMQAAQQLEAEGISAEVVDLRSLRPLDMGPVIESFKKTNRAVVVEEGWPSYGVGSEVVTRLYEEAFDYADAPIKRVAQKEVPLPYNQALEQSALPQVADVVAAVKEVM, via the coding sequence ATGGCAGAAATTACAATGCGGCAGGCCATCTCCGACGCGCTGTGGGAGGAGATGGAAAAAGACGAGCGTGTCTTCATCATGGGCCAGGAAGTGGGCGTGTGGGGCGGTACCTACGCCGTGACCAAGGGCTTCTATGACCACTTTGGCGAGAAGCGCGTGCGTGACACACCCATCGCCGAGTCGGCAATTGTCGGCGGCGGCATTGGCGCCGCCCTGGCCGGCCTGCGTCCGGTAACCGAGATCATGACGATCAACTTCGCCTTCGTGGCGATGGACTATATCGTGAATGAGGCGCCCAAGATGCACACCATGTTCGGTGGGCAGATGCGCGTACCGTTGGTCATTCGCACTGCGGGTGGCGGCGGCCGCCAGCTGGGCGCAACGCACTCCCAGACGCCCGACGCTATTTTTGCGCATTTCCCTGGCCTCAAGGTGGTTTCGCCCGGTACCCCGGCGGACGCCAAAGGCCTGTTGAAGGCGGCCATCCGCGACGACAATCCGGTGCTCTTCATCGAGCATGCTGCCATGTACCAAGTGCGCGGCGAAGTGCCGGAGGGCGACTACACCGTGCCCATTGGCGTCTCCAAAGTGCAGCGCGAGGGCAGCGATGTGACCGTGGTGAGCTACTGCCGCGGCCTGCAGCTTTCCATGCAGGCTGCCCAGCAATTAGAAGCTGAAGGCATCAGCGCCGAAGTGGTCGATTTGCGCAGCCTGCGCCCCTTGGACATGGGCCCAGTGATCGAATCGTTCAAGAAGACCAACCGCGCCGTGGTGGTGGAAGAGGGTTGGCCCAGTTACGGCGTCGGTTCTGAAGTGGTCACCCGCCTATATGAAGAAGCCTTTGACTATGCCGATGCGCCGATCAAGCGCGTGGCCCAAAAAGAAGTGCCCCTGCCGTACAACCAGGCGTTGGAACAATCTGCCCTGCCGCAGGTGGCCGATGTGGTTGCCGCGGTGAAGGAGGTTATGTAG
- the pdhA gene encoding pyruvate dehydrogenase (acetyl-transferring) E1 component subunit alpha produces the protein MKKKDHLELYRQMVLIRRVEERAAELYQEGKIGGFLHLYIGQEAVSTGIVSARIPEDRVITAYRDHGVAINCGISAKQVLAELLGKETGISKGRGGSMHMASVENNYWGGHAIVGAHLPIASGMALGDQYLGNKGVTICMFGDGATNIGFFHEGVNLSKVWNLPVLWICENNQYGMGTAVDRASAVEEIHMKAEGYGIPHSRLDDGMDVMKVRAKVAEALDFIRAGNGPYFLEIMTYRFEGHSMGDPQRYRDKEEVTQWEKTDPIGIYHRYLVDEKIASKADLDKIEAAVETETQEAVEFAESSPDPAMDTLFDFVYAEGN, from the coding sequence TTGAAGAAGAAGGATCATCTGGAGCTGTACCGCCAAATGGTGCTGATTCGCCGCGTGGAAGAGCGCGCCGCGGAGCTGTATCAGGAAGGCAAAATTGGCGGTTTTCTCCACCTCTACATTGGCCAGGAGGCGGTCAGTACCGGCATTGTTTCCGCCCGCATCCCTGAGGATCGCGTGATCACCGCTTACCGTGACCACGGCGTGGCGATCAACTGTGGTATCAGCGCCAAGCAGGTGCTGGCGGAGCTGCTCGGCAAGGAAACTGGCATCTCCAAGGGCCGTGGCGGTTCCATGCACATGGCCTCTGTGGAGAACAACTATTGGGGCGGTCACGCCATTGTTGGCGCCCACCTGCCCATCGCCTCCGGCATGGCCCTGGGCGACCAGTACTTGGGCAACAAGGGCGTTACCATCTGCATGTTTGGCGATGGCGCCACCAACATCGGCTTCTTCCACGAGGGCGTAAACCTTTCCAAGGTTTGGAACCTGCCTGTGCTGTGGATCTGCGAGAATAACCAGTACGGCATGGGTACCGCGGTAGACCGTGCTTCGGCAGTGGAAGAGATCCACATGAAGGCTGAAGGCTACGGCATCCCGCACTCCCGCCTGGACGACGGCATGGACGTGATGAAGGTGCGCGCCAAAGTGGCCGAAGCGCTCGATTTCATCCGTGCCGGCAATGGGCCGTACTTTCTGGAGATCATGACCTATCGTTTTGAGGGCCACTCGATGGGTGACCCGCAGCGTTACCGCGACAAGGAAGAAGTCACCCAGTGGGAGAAGACCGACCCGATCGGCATTTACCACCGCTATTTGGTGGATGAGAAGATTGCCAGCAAGGCCGACCTGGACAAGATCGAGGCGGCCGTGGAAACTGAGACGCAGGAGGCCGTGGAATTTGCCGAAAGCAGCCCAGACCCGGCGATGGACACTTTGTTTGACTTCGTCTACGCGGAGGGCAACTAA
- a CDS encoding VOC family protein encodes MILNHINLAVSDVPAAADFLVKYFQMTSQGGNQGMAFLMDKNGLVLSLMKTKGSVQYPGTFHIGFSQVDRAMVDTLNQQLKEDGFNVEPPVDSHAYTFYVAAPGGFTVEVMA; translated from the coding sequence ATGATCCTCAACCACATCAATTTGGCGGTCAGCGATGTGCCGGCCGCGGCGGATTTTCTGGTCAAGTACTTCCAGATGACTTCGCAGGGAGGCAACCAGGGCATGGCCTTCCTGATGGACAAGAACGGCCTGGTGCTCTCGCTGATGAAGACCAAGGGGTCTGTGCAGTATCCGGGAACTTTCCATATCGGCTTCAGCCAAGTGGACCGCGCCATGGTGGATACGCTCAACCAACAGTTAAAAGAAGATGGGTTTAATGTCGAGCCGCCTGTAGATTCACACGCCTACACCTTTTACGTAGCCGCGCCCGGCGGGTTCACGGTAGAGGTGATGGCCTGA
- a CDS encoding thioesterase family protein produces the protein MTIDLNLLPRWLEAEVEPKHLDHMNHMNVMWYTHFFDKAIWHWYESFDFGASYHTQSGWGSFALETHTRYLSELRVGDRLGVHIRMLARNAKLFHYIMYMQRLSDGALSATSELLGIHIDMSTRRSAPLPEHIVAYFDGLIAEHAALAWDAGASGVIKIA, from the coding sequence ATGACGATCGATCTCAATCTGCTGCCGCGCTGGCTGGAAGCCGAAGTGGAGCCGAAACACCTGGACCATATGAACCACATGAACGTGATGTGGTACACGCATTTTTTTGACAAGGCCATCTGGCACTGGTACGAGAGCTTTGACTTTGGCGCCTCCTATCACACGCAAAGCGGCTGGGGCAGCTTCGCCCTGGAGACGCACACCCGCTACCTGTCCGAGCTGCGCGTAGGCGACCGGCTGGGTGTGCACATCCGCATGCTGGCACGCAACGCCAAGCTGTTCCACTACATCATGTACATGCAGCGCCTGAGCGATGGCGCGCTATCGGCGACCAGCGAGCTGCTGGGCATCCACATCGACATGTCCACCCGGCGCAGCGCCCCGCTGCCGGAGCATATCGTCGCTTATTTTGACGGCCTCATCGCCGAGCATGCCGCGCTGGCTTGGGATGCTGGGGCGAGCGGGGTGATCAAGATCGCTTAG